The Lolium rigidum isolate FL_2022 chromosome 2, APGP_CSIRO_Lrig_0.1, whole genome shotgun sequence genomic interval ACTTTTTTTTCCAAACGGAGAGAGTGTGTTGGTTCCATTCATGCAAACCATACTAAAAGGACCATCTCTCTttcaaccaaaaaagaaaaacaaagacaAAAAAGAAATGAGCAGCAGAGGAAGGCCGACACAATCTGCTAACGCAATTATGGAAAGGTCGAGGGGCCAATCCAGCAACAACCTCAGAGGAGATGCGCTGGATAGGATGGGGAAGGCAGCTTCGAGCCATGGCCTGTGGTGGGGACGCCATTATTTCcggccaaggagatgcctaccttcGCACACCACTAAACCGTAACCCACCGTCAACTCGATTCCCGTTCTCTCTCTGACGAACGGGGCCAAGATTGTGCATGGTCCCACAGTCAGGGTTGTTAAGAGCAGCAGCGTTGGAGTATATGAGAGTTGACTTAACGAGCGACATTAGTTTTCCAAGAAAACTGAAGTACATGGGTCGTTTTCGTGCTGTTATTTATAACTTCTCCAACGGGCAAGCGTCGTTGTACAAGAAAGGTCTCGTCTGTTTGTGAAGAAGCTGATGTAGCATTTGCTTAATTTAGTACATTTCGACTTGACATTTGAGCAGACGAGACGAGGCCAAATCAACGAAAATGAGAGCTTTGTCGCCCCAAATGGGTCCCTGGCTCAGATGTCTTCCTCTCACGGGTGCTGACGATAAGGGGATTTGGCTATGGTTCGTGTTGTTTTGTTCTATCCAATCCTGGCCATCGTTTTGTAATTAGCAGTGTATAAATAAACTCGGTTAGAGTGGAGTAAGTAAACTCCTGTTGGAAGTGGACGGCAAAAGGTTGCTTCCTCTGATTGGTTCGAGGCTTTGACTAGTTGAATCTACGGCATGATCGCTACACAATTGGAAAATTGTAGATGGCTAGAGGCATGGAATGCTTTAATTCATAGGTTGGGGGATGTTATTCTATCACCGGAAccagatgaatttaggtggaatttacatgtagatggctctttctcggtgAAATCATTATACAATGCCATAAtccattctgatttaccagttgataataataagaaaatttggaagatgacgaTACCGCTAAAAATCAAAAaatttggatggtaccttcgtcgaggagtcatcctcaccaaagataatcttgttaagcggaattggcaaggaagctctagatgtgttttttgtcatcatgatgaaactattaaacacctcttcttccgAAGCTAGGCTTGCGAGATCTATTTGATcgctgtcatccaagtagcgtctaccttgtatcctcccactagtgtggccaatgtctttggtaattggcttcatggtatagattcaaggttcaagttgcttcttagggtgggggcctaGCGATAATCTGGGCGCTTTGGtcgagtagaaatgacaagatttttaacgacatTAACTCCTCTTTGTTGCAAGTTATCCGATTCTTCGTTCGTGGTTGCCTCTTCGAcgtatggagaaccgagacctatttacggaggtctgtacacgattggaggctacggcgagggatactttttccctacatgggtggcagcatagtctacggattgaagccccacccccATCATAGCCGTTTtacgattcatcgttccgatatgtatttcgcctaattTCTAGTTTTACATCTTTTTATTCTAGACTTGACtatcataaacggctgtgtgcatcctggttataagCCGACATTCTCGCTTCCGCTTCGTCGACCCCCGCTTTCGCGGTTGCTTCCCTCTAAGGCGGAACGCTCCCCTACCGATGCATTTTGACATCCCACAGCTTCGACGGATCGCTTAGCCCCGTTCATCTTCAGCGCAAGGGCGCTCGATCAGATGAGCTATTACGCACTCTTTAAAGGGTGGCTGCTTCTAGGCAAACCTCCTGGCTGTCTTTGCACCCCCACCTCCTTTATCACCGAGCGGTCATTTAGGGGTCTTAGCTGGTGATCCGGGCTGTTTCCCTCTCGACGATGAAGCTTATCCGATGTAATTGcttcccaaaagtaataaagcatcctttatcaaaaaaaaaaattggaaaatTGTAAATCAAACTATTGAAAGATAGTAGGAGCCTAGGAGGAGTACTAAAGATTAAGATTTGGCCACTTCTTTCAATGATAACCCTACTTATACACAAATTGGGAGTTCAAGGCTGCTTACAACGTCGACAAAGACAAAACGTGCAAGTGAAAGGCGGTAGCAAACTGCAATGATAATGGTGCCAAGTTGCATGTGAAAACGCTCCGGAACAAGAAAATTTCAATGGCAGAGGCTTCAGCTCCACTGCACCACATGCCATTGACCAGCCCGTACGATCTGTTCCAAGAATTGAAAATTTGCGGGAATCTTTGTAGGATGTGCACCGGAGAATGACACGCCTGTCCAACCATCACAGCTGCACAACGGAGGCCGATCCATTGCACAATAGTTTAGGGGGATTGCATGATTAGGTTCTGCAAGTATAATCAGATCCATTAGTTCCATAGCATTCACCTTAGGAAGGACAGGTGGGAAAATAATCTTACGGTGCTGTCTATTTTTCACTGTGGTAGTGGAGAAATGCCAAAGCAACACACAACTTGGCTATTCAATTCCACTACAACAATTACAACAATGGTGGAAACATTAGGACTACAGTGTGAGCATTCCATGCACATGTATCTGGTTACTACAGATATGCTCAATTATTGttgcaaaaagaaaacaaaaagatgAATCATTGCGTAGGAGCAATGTGATAAACAGACTTCACTTTCTTTTCCAACACGGAGACATGCTTATCGAGCATGGACACCACCGCCTCAAACTCGGTCACCTGATGGTCTATCGCGTCAATCTGGGACGTGTACTCCTCAAACCCTTGGTTTTTCTCATTCAGTTGCTCCACGAAGACTCGCAGACCAGATGCAACGTCTCCATAGCTATTGTATTCATCTGCCACACGTTGATTCATCTTTTCGAGTAGTCCTAGCTGGCCGTTAGTTCCCTGAAAACAATGTGAGTGATgtcttaaaagaaaaagaaaaactgctAACAAAAATCAAATGTTGATCAGTAACCCCTAGAGTAAGCATTAGCGAGGTAGAGCTAACCTTTCAGAAAATTAAACCTGCAATGTATTAGTACTTAAGATTCAGACTAAGTAGAAGTTAATCATCTCTTGACTTTTGCACAACGTAAATGGTTTGGTGAAGTTATTATCTACAGTATGTTTCATTACTTTTAGCTACCACAGTCCCTTTCTGCCGAAACTCGAAGTACAGCATTTATTATTCAAATAGTGATAACACTTTGTTGCCAAATGTGAAATAATCCATTTACTTCAGAGGTACAGTACCAAAAAGTTGCATGGTACGCTACATAGCACAAAACAGCACATCACCAGGTGAATCACCTCCATTTTATGGAAAGGTCACTTAATGTCATTGATCTTATGTCATGTGGGGCCAAGCCTACAGCCGTCGCAAGGGCAAGGGCCCTGCGGCCCCTTAGAGTCCTCCTAGTTTAAGTTAGTAGAGTTTGGGTATAATTGGAAAGGTTTAGTCCCGAAGAAGGTTACCCTGCCAATTACCTAAACTAGAGTTAGAGTTAGATGCAAATTCTGTAATTGGCTATTATATAAAGACATCCCTATGCGTTTGAAGGAACAAGCAGAATTAATCCAATCTCTCACCTCTTGCTCCCTGCGCCTAGGCGCCTATCCTCACCTCCTTCTCCAACCATAGGCAGACGGGATTATCGCCCTAAGCCTCCCACCGATCACAACTACAACCTACGATCCAATCCTCCCCCAACCCGTGACAACTTGGTATCAGATTCATCTTCGATCCCGGCGGCTGCCATGgagcctccgccgccacctccgcaAACCCTAGCCGAGATCATCGCCAAACAGCGAGGAGGATCACCAATCCGTGCTCGCCACCCTCACCAGCCTCGCCGATGAAAATCACCAAGCAAGGGCTGAACGTGCGGAGGACCGCGCCACCCTCAAGTCCATCGCCGAGACGCTCCAAAAGTTTCAGTGGCGATATCGCGGATACGCTTCAGCGACAACGTGCCCACAATCTCGCTCTCCTTCGCCTTGAAGGGAAGGGCGCGCCCCAACTTGGCGGCCTAGGGCTCATGCAGGCGCCAACGTCTACGGCCAGGGTTGGTGTACCGCCGGCCATGGCGGACGCATCTGATCGCACCCCCCGCCTCTACAAAATCGACTTTCCCCTCTTTGATGGGGCAAGCGACCCACGACCATGATTGACGCGCTGCAACCTCTTCTTCCTCGGTCAGCGAACGCAGGAATCCGATAAGACCTGTTTGGCTTCGTACCACCTCACCGACGTCGCCGCCTTATGGTACGGCCACCTCGAGGCAAAACAGGGTCAGCGACCGTCTTGGGCGAGTTTCAGACCCTAATCTCCAACCACTTCGGACCACCGACGCGCGCCAACCCCTTCGGTGAGCTGATCTCGACACGCCGCACTGGCACTGTCGCGGATTACTCCAAGCGCTTCCTCGAAAATCTCTCACGGATCCAGCCAATCGCCGACGCCGAGGAGCGGGATATATTCACCAATAATTTGGGAGAGCCCATGAAGACGCAGGTGGAGATGCTGAAACCTGCTACGCTCGACGCCGCGATGGACTTGGCCATATCCTTCGAGCACCCGAACATTGTTACTCGGAGCCGCCACAACCGCGACTCGGCCACTCCGCCCGTCCGGGACCGCAGCCAGCCCCACTCCGGCAGCCCAAGAATCAGCCGGGTCAGCACCGGCACTCGTTTTCAAAAAGCTCACCCCCGCTCGAGATGGACGACCGCCGTGCCAAGAACTCCGTGTTTCAATTGTGACGAGAAGTTTGTGCGGGGACATCGCCGCAAACGGCCGTTCTACATACGATccgctgacgacgaggaggagccctTAGCAGATGCACATGAGGAGGCCAAAATTTCACTTCTCGCTGTCACTGGAATTCCCACCAGCGATACCATGCAGGTTGCTATACGTATCGGGGATCGTGACCTGGTAGCCCTGTGTTGGAATCTAAGATTAGTGTAATAGTACTCTAGTAGAGTCTAGAATGCTCTAGGGGAATTGGAGATTAGTAGTCTCCTAGGAAAGTCTAGAATATTCCAGTAGTGTGCTAGAATCTAAGTTAGTTTATTAGCAAAGTCTAGAGTATTCTAGGGAGTGTTAGTATAGTAGTAGTGTCTAGACTATTCTAGTGTATGAGTTAACATGTAAGCCTAAGTTGAGCTATATATATGAGAGGGTGTGGAGGTCCAAGGGACCAACCCCATCCACAATTTCCCCAAAagcctacatggtatcagagctagaggCAGTGATGGTGTGTGCTACGGGCTGCCTGTGGTGATTCGGTGGAGTGAGGTGGAGTTCCGCAAAATCCAGGGGAAATACAACGGACGGGCAGAGGAGTGGAGTGCTGCCCGgtagaagtgttgatgtgagccgCCGCAGAGGTGCGGAGCCAACCGTCTGCAGCGTTCGGAGTGGTGGTGAATCTTGCAAAGTTCGGTGTGGTGGTGAAGGAGCAGCTGGGTGAGGTGCAGACTGCTTGTGGCTTGCAAGTGGAGAGGGAGAAGCAAAGGTGTTGATTTCTGCGTGTGCGAGTAGAGGACGGAGGAGAAACCTAAGCTGCGTGTGCAGCCGGAAGAAAGATCCGGAGGGGTCGAGAGATCCGCAAGAGTAGGTCAAATATAGCAGAGAAGAGAAGAAGCACATAAGCTGGTTTGTTGGTGATTTTCAGCAATATTGATCAATGGGGGAGAATCAAACAATTGAGAAGCTACTTGAGAAAATGACTCAATTGCTCAAGGAGATTGAGAAGTTGAGACAATCAAGGGAGAGTGCAGAAATTCCAAAACAAAGTGGAAAAACAACTGTCCTAGGAAATTGTGTGAATCTTGCACAAACGAAGAAGCAATCTCAAGTCGGCTCCCGCATTAAATGGAACTTGTTCAAATTGGATTCTGGATTCGGGAGCATCAAGCACATGTCACGGGTAAGTGGAGTGAGTTTGCATCATATACTCCACATCCACCCATGCATAAAGAGACAATCCAAACAGCCGATGGAACTTATCAACTCCGTGAAAGGGGTCGGCACGATGAAATGCACTCCGTCCATTACATTGTCTTCGGTATTATATGCTCCATCGTTTCCGGTGAGTTTGGTGTCTATGAGCTCTTTGGTTGATGATATTGATTGTCGAATAATTGCCGATAGATATAATTGTATAATTGAAGAGAGGAAGACTGGAAGGAGGCTTGGGATAGGTGTGAGACATAAGGGATTGTGGTACTTGGATAGAAGGAAAACCGATGAAGCGTTGTGCACTGCTCTCACAGTTGTTACCAATGATGATGAGGCAAGGTTGATACTCCAACATTGTCGATTGGGCCATATGTCCTTTCATACTATGAGTAAGATATTCCCTGAAGAAATGAAGAAGGTGGACAAAGAAAAACTTGTGTGTGATGCATGTGAGTTTGGAAAACACACCAGGACATCATATGTGAGTCGTGGACTCGCGGAGCACGTTGCCCTTTGTACCGATTCGCTCGATGTATGGACTTCCCGGTGGTCTCTCGTTAGCGGGATGAAGTATTTTGTCACCTTCATTGATTGCTACTCCCGAATGACTTGCATATATCTTCCGAAACATAAAAGTGAGGTGCTTACATGCTTCAaggacttctatgcatatgtccaAAATCGCTTCAACGCTAGTATTCAAATTATCGTGACGGATAATGGGACTGGAGTATGtgaacaatgaatttggcaaTTTTCTTTCCCAAAAAGGAATACTTCATCAAACTTCATGTCCCGATACTTCTCCACGTAATGGAGTAGCTGAAAGGAAGAATCGTCATCCGCTCGGAGGTGGCTCGATCacttatgtttaccatgaatgtgCCCAAATTCTTGTGGAGTGAAGCGGTTATGATCGCTACTTATCTCATCAACCGGATGCCCTCAAGAGTGCTTGGGatgaagactccatatgaaatgatctatggccaaaatgagttcatcgtTCCGCCAAAGGTGTTTGGGTGTACTTGCTTTGTTAGAGACCATAGACCTTCGGTGGGAAAATTGGATCCTCGTGCTCGTGAAGTGCATCTTCATTGGATACCCATCCGGACAAAAGGGCTACAAGTGTTGGAGCCCTAGTGAGCGGAGAACATTTGTTAGCATGGATATGACATTTAGAGAGTCTGAGCCGTTCTATGGAGAGAAGACGGACCTCAGCtcgttgtttgactttgactctcCTAGCACAATCGAAGCTAGTCGAGAGTGGAGAGTGAACTTTTGAGGACAAAGGAACATGAACCATCCAGAGTTGTTGTTGGTTCAATTCCATCTCCTACGAGTGAAGAGAGATGGACAAAGCCAAATGAGGAAGAAAATCTAAGGGTGTCTACAAGGAGACAAGCTACAAGTGAAGAGAGATGGAGAAAGCCAAACGAGGAAGAGAACTTGAAAGTGTATACACGGAGAAAATCGCGAAGATGAGCAACGAAGAACAACGAGTTCCCACGACAAGTGACACACAAAGTGCGGGGAGCAACATGTGCAACAACGAGTTCCCACGACAAGTGACACACGAGTAGGGGAGCAACATGCTCCAACAGGTGTTGAAACCGATGAATTGTCTGATGACGCAGGTCCATCTATTACGAGGGATTCAATGGACTTGTCCATTGCCTTAAGAAAAGGAACCCGAGCTGCAGCTAGAAAACCTCCAAATTTGTACCAGGAGGAGCATGACATTGCTAATTATGTATCATATGCATCTCTATCTACGAACTACACGGCCTTCATCGCATCATTGCAATCTGTGGTGATCCCAAGAGATTGGAAAGAAGCAAAACAAGACCCAAagtggtacgaggccatgttggaggAAATGAAAGCTCTTGAGAAGAACAATACATGGTATCTTGTTACTCTTCTAGCTAGAAAACGTCCAGTTACTTGCAAATGGGTGTATTCCGTGAAGCAATCCCCAGAAGGGAAAATAGAACGATACAAGGCAAGGTTGGTGGCAAGGGGTTACAGTCAAACATATGGGAttgactatgacgagacctttgcGCTCGTTGCAAAGATGAGTACTATaagaactcttatttcttgtgccgCTAACTTTGGTTGGCCCTTGCATCACTGGATGTCAAGAATG includes:
- the LOC124691863 gene encoding biogenesis of lysosome-related organelles complex 1 subunit 2-like isoform X1 codes for the protein MATPAKEAAVAAGKRDELADSLAELFTNVSLMVRGELQGTNGQLGLLEKMNQRVADEYNSYGDVASGLRVFVEQLNEKNQGFEEYTSQIDAIDHQVTEFEAVVSMLDKHVSVLEKKVKSVYHIAPTQ
- the LOC124691863 gene encoding biogenesis of lysosome-related organelles complex 1 subunit 2-like isoform X2 produces the protein MATPAKEAAVAAGKRDELADSLAELFTNVSLMVRGELQGTNGQLGLLEKMNQRVADEYNSYGDVASGLRVFVEQLNEKNQGFEEYTSQIDAIDHQVTEFEAVVSMLDKHVSVLEKKVKSVYQL